Genomic DNA from Ictidomys tridecemlineatus isolate mIctTri1 chromosome 6, mIctTri1.hap1, whole genome shotgun sequence:
TTTGTTATGGTACCCAGGAAAAACCAACTTTGCAGATGTCATTACAGTTCCTAATCAGCTGGCCTTAGGAGGGAAGGTCATGGGTGGGCCCGGTCCAATCACAGGGTCCCTTGGAAGAGGAGTTTTCCCTGGTGGGGACAGAAGAGAGGCTGAGCAGAGGGTAGAGTGACCTTCAGCATGAGAAGAATCTGAGTCCCCTTCTGgaaagcatgagaagaaaatgattCGGCCAACAGCACCAACAAGACACGAAGCAGTTTCTCCCCATGACCTTGACCTTGTCCTAAGCCAGGACAAGCCTGAGAACCAGGCAGAGCTGCTGGGCTTCTTCCCTCCAGTGCCCAGAGGTCATGAGCAGTGTCTGTTAGAGGCCAAGTTTGTGGAGATTGCCACATGCACAGAGAACAAGCAGCAACGGAGGACGGGGGCCTTGGAGGGTGTGGAAACACCTCACCTCCATCAGGAAACAGGTGGGACTCCCCAGCTCCACCAGACACCGGGAAAGGGTGCAAAAATTAGTGAAGCTGTGTGCTCGATTCCTAAAACCCAATTAGGACTAGAGAATGAGCAAACAGTTCATGATCCATATGCCGTTAAACTGTAGTTCTGTGGCAATATGGTCATATGGTCATAGAAcgtaaagttaatttttaaaaaaaatctcattatgaTTTCTTTGTAGATTATCTTTGTAgataatgtgtttttataatgTTCCCTAGATATTCAAAAAAATACATTCTCTGCTTGTTAAGAACAAATATATGAGTGTAAATCAAGTTTTTGAATTGCATTACAGGTTTAACATCcctaatttgaaatttaaagtgCCCCCAAATTCCAAACTTTTTGAGTTACCAACATAACACCACTAGTGGGAAACTCCACAACATGAAActtgtttcatgcacaaaattacttttaaaaatattataaaattacacAGGTTTTGTGTACAAGGCGGGTATGGAACATAAataggtttcatttttaggtttgagtCTGACCTATAAGATCTCTCATcatgcatatgcaaatattccacaTCCACAAAGCCCTGAAATCCAAAATGCCTCTGGCCCCAAGCATTTCTGATAAGATATTGAACCTGATCATGGCAGAAAACGcctgtttttctgtttcctatATTGTGGGACGCCACCCATGAAGCTACTTGAGTCGTCTTTTACTTGGTACTGAGCCATGGGGGGACTTAGGTGTCCCCTTGGGAACAACCCCGGGCATTCCTGTGTGTAGACTGCCCACGGTGTGAGATGTCTGCCCTGACTCTACCAATGGGACAGCTCAGAAGGGGCTCACCAGACCCAGAGGAAGTGGGGAGGTGGCGGGGGCTGGGTGGCCTGCAGGACATGGGTGGAGGGTGGGTTTCTCCTGGCAGGAGTGTGAGGATTTCACTGTTGGGGAGACGTAAGGAGGTGAGTGGACTGTTCAGGGGACCCCGGTGGCTAGGAGGGGGCTGGGTGGCTTGGGGTGAAGGGGGAGTGGGGACAGGGACCTACTGAGTTGTCAGGGGAAGTGCTGTCAGAAGTTGAAGGAGTCTGTGGGACGGGACGGAGGGCTTTCCAACGAGAAGCAGGTGCAGGGAAGCAGGAGCTCTCCCTGCTCCTGTGATGCTGCCCAAGAGCCTCAGCAAGGATTTAAATTTCTCTGGAGGTACCCCGACCTGTTCCTGAGAGTGGCCCTCCACCTGCGGGCCCCAATGGAGTGCTGGACTTTGTTCAGGTGACACCTATTTCATGGCTGAGGAGACCTACATCCAGAAGTTGGACCCAGCAAGGAAGGGTCACAGATGGCTCTGGAACCCCCATTCTCTGGGTCACCCCCCACCTCCAGCCATTTCACAAAATAAACAAGCTCCCAACTCaacgaaaaataaataaataaatgaataaacaagggCGCGGGGcccagctcagtggtaaagcacccctgggttctctttctagtaccaaaaaaacataAGATAAAACCCCAGGTCACAAGATTTACTGACCACTGGGCCACGCCTGCAAGACGGTACCTGACTGTCCCTGTGCTCAAAAATCTTCCCCAGATTTCTTAGGGTACAAGGTGTGTACAGGGTGGCCTCTCAGGCGGTAGTTCTTTATCTGAGCTATCACAATTGGAGGACTCCAATATTAGGAGACTCCCAAGAATCATACGAAGAAGTCTCAGGCCACAGATGTCCATTCTATTAGTATTGTCGCCCTGCCCCCACTCAGTCCACCTTGTTATTGGGTCCACAATTCCAGGAGGGAAAAGGGACCCTGCCTTTAGGTAAACACTTGGCAACACTGTGCAAATAAAAACTTGAATAATCTAAAAGTTGGAGAACTGGGAGAGGCCAACAGCCAAGGTCCTCTGCTTGGggtttccttccctctcctcccctgtgGTTCCCAAGGAGCCTCCCAGCAGCAGGGGGCCAGGGGCGGGGCCTAGGCTTGGCCAATCAGAGTGGACCAGGGTCTCTCCCTGCCCACTTCCTCCAGGAACCTGGAGCACCTGGGGCTGGGTGCCCTGTGAAACGTGTGAGTCAGAAAAACAAATGGCTGGTGACATTTTTGCTTCCAGACACACGTGAGTCCATGGTATCCCCAAGCTTGTGAAGCCTGTGTGCCAACTAATTCCTTTTACTTTATAAGtcattttgagttggttttgGGCACTTAAAACATCAATGTCTATCTTTTTCTAATTAAAGGACTGTACATAGCCAGGTGtgctggtgcacacctgcaactccagctactcaggaggctgagccaggaggatctccagtgtgaggccagccttggcaattaacaagacactatctcaaaaatgggagtggggctggagatacagctcagccATTGAGCCCTCAAGGAGCATGCACAAGCAAGGCCAggtcagtactgcaaaaagaaaaagaaaaatactgtatgTGGTCAAGTGAATACTTTGCAACATATTAAACTCTATGAGGCCTTGAACCACCATATAGCCCAGCTCTATCACCCATTGGTATTTGTTTTGAAGAATTAATGCCATCATGCTATCAgcatgcacacccatgttcatagcagctcaattcacagtagccaaactatggaaccagcctcagTGTCCATCATCAgaagaatggatacagaaaatgagGTGTGTATACAGAATGGGgccatagagaaaaatgaaattatgtcattttctggaaaatggaaggaacttgagaacattatgttaagtgaaataagccacactgAGAAGGTCAAGTGTTGTATGCTTTCTCTCCTGtgaggaagctagagaggaaataggaaaagaaaggggtgtgtgtggggggggaaatctcatgaaaatcaagggGAGACCAGTGGAGGAGAGGGGCCAGGattgggaggtggggaaggaggcGGAAGGGCAGAGGAGTGATAATTGGCCAAATAGTCCTGTTGTACTGTGTGCATGAACGGATGAGTAACAAGTCCATCATTATGTACAGATAGCGCACCCATAAAAGATGTGGGAAAACCGCCTATGAAAACCAGTGAAGGCGTGGAATATTAGATGTTTCTGCTTCGTGAAAGCAGCAGGATGATAAGTGACAGCTCTGTGGACAAATGAGGGGCCTGGGAATAGAGAGAAACGCCAATCACGCGGCCTGCAGGGAGGGTCTTGCAAAGCCAGCACTTCAAAACCCAAGAGAAGCACAGAAGGGAATTCCATGCAAGAATAGCAACTGCTGTCACCTTTGGCCAGTGtggcttcctctttcttttctttagagaaaaaatCGCATGCAAAGCTCATGGCTGACTCTCAAAACAGCAGCTAAAGCCCAGGAAAGCAAAGTCATCTTTGGGTGGGTGGACGGGACAGACAGGGGGACTTGAGCAGTCCTGAGGACATGGGAGGATTTTGGTTGTGGGGGACACAGAGGGCTCCTGGGCCCCCTTCCTTCCTACAAGTGATCTGGTGGGGCAGGTTCCAGGGACAGGGACATCCCACTGTGTGCGAACATGGCTCTGAGCCAGCAGGGACCCTGTGGGGCAGGCCACCTGGTGGAGAGCTAACTTCTCACTTGTGCTCCCCCCACCAGAAGAACCAGACCCTGCAGAGGACACGGGAGTGAGGCTCTTTATTCTTAggtggagcaggagggaggacgGAAATCCAGGCCTGACTCAATGTCGCAATGGGCAAAAGTGTGACATCTGCTTTCGAAGGGAGAGATAAAGAATATCCATGcacttctgcccttttcaatattttattcactcaaatcacttaatacaatttcattctataggttcttaatcaaggaatGACAATCTTTAATGCTGGGCACTGCTATAGACAAATCAATTCAAAGCGAACAATTCTAAGTTAACTCtgagcactgcaaacacacttcatCCTGACAGACCTGTTACAGAATCCCCTCTGCATGCTGAGTTTAGGTGCTAGATTTAAAGTCTCAAGTCTGAGgccttaagtccagcagatgcccaCACACTCAGATGCAGAGAGCAGGTCAGGAGCCGACGGAGGTTCTCCTGGTGTGGGTTGGCGGCTGGCTGAGGAGATGGGCATAAGGAGAAGTCGCCTTTCCCACTAGGATCAAGAGGCAGCTGTCAAGTTTGCAAGCAAGCGGTGAGGAcgatgcagaggatcaggcagatgatgaGACGAGTTGGGGTGTAGTCCAGGTCCTCATGAGGGTCTCTGGCATGTGGGCATCAGTGTCGGCTGGCTGAATATTCATTTGTtccattatttatactaaattttgggagCTTCTGCTTCCCCTTTGGGTCCCTATCAGCTGATACCAGGTTTTCTTAGTGACATCTTACATATTAGAATGGAGGTATGGTCTGGTGGTTTCCGCCCTGATACCCTTCTGGCTCTTATCAGGGTTGTGGAAAGTGACTTGCTTTTATCAGGCTGTGCCTGATTGACTGTCTGGGGGCTCTGTGGCTTGCCTGGTGAGCAtgcagatttattttaaaatggagttgcttaggctaaggcctaaggccatccttacactCAACCAAAAGACAGAAATGTGTAGCTTTATAGTGCTTATAAGGTACGCAGGGCTGGGGTCTGCAAGTCTTCGCATGCGTGGGGGTTTCAGCTGTGCCTGCGCCTGCCAGGGCCCTCATCCTGCCATTCCACCTGGGTCTCCGCTCCCTGTGACCTTCGCTGTGCTGTGAGGGGGGCAGCAGGTTCTGGTCCCTCCGAGTGGCGCTCCTGGGTCACTAGGTTAATTGCTTTGCTTCCCTTGGCCCTGGAACCTGTCCTGCGCCTCGGATGGAGGCTGAGTTTGAGTCTCTGTTGCTTTCCCAAGACAAAAGATTTTGCTCTGTTCTTCTTGTCAAGAGTTCAAGAATTTGTGGgaggaaatacaaaacaaaacaaacacaacacaACAAAACGAAACGCAACAACATAGAACGAAAATAGAgtttctgggagaaaaaaaaaacagtacaattATTACATGTcattaactttaaaatgaaaagagctgaaTGCACTGACCACTCCTGAAATCCTAGCTATGGGGCAGGTGAGGCAGGACCATCCCAAGGTCACGGGCAGCCTGATCAGTTAGTGATACCCtggctcaaaatttaaaaaatgaaaaggaccgGGGTTTACCTCAGGataaaagtgcccctgggctcagtccccagagagagagacaaggaggaaagcgggaaagaaaaaaagagagaaggaaagtgaCCAGACACTCGGTGAGACCAAGAGATCTCTATTGCGGTGGTCTCTGATTaccagggagggaagagagagagagagagagagagagagagagcgagagcaggagagaggaaagagagcagagagacagagagcgaGCAGCAGgaggaactttttatttttttatttttagttgtagctggacacacatcctcattttcttcatttatgtggtgctgaggatggaacccagggcctggcccacgctaggcgagcactctaccactgagccacgaccccagccagGAGAGTTTTTACAGCCAAAATCTAGTGGGGTCTGGGTCTGCGAGCTGCCTGGTGGCCTGCAGTGATTGGGTCACACAggagttgctaagggtgtcactTCTGCTTCTCAGGCTGACCGGGCAGGGGCGGGATGTGGGTTTCTGTTGCACCAGGCGGGTGGGGGTCTTGGGGGTTGGGTGCTCAGCCTTGAGGCAAACAAGTGGTCAGGAGCCAGACAGTGGGGTGGACAGTTCAGCCCGCCCTGCAGCTAGCACTCActcagcctgccctgcagctaaCAGAAAATCCTGGGGAACTCGGTGCTAGGCCCTGAATATCTGTGTTCCCCCAAATTCACAGGTCAACCCCTAACCCCCAAGTGTTGGCCCTAGGGGGCGGGGCCTTGGGATGGTGACAGGCCGTGAGGGCGGGGCCTCACCTGTGGGACTGGCTCCTATGAGAGGGCCCTGAGGGTCCTGCTTGCCCCTCCGTCCAGGTGAGGAAGGACAAGAAGGGGCCTTCTGTGACACAGAGGGAGCCTCCCCAGCACCAAGCCTGCCTCTGCAGGCACCTGGACCTTGGCCgtgcagcctccagaactgggcAGGACACGTTTCTGTGGTTCACAAATCACCTGGTCTACACACACTGATAGAGCAGCTGGAGCAGAGCGGGACACTGGCCAGCCACGGCACCCCGTCAGGCTGGTCTTGGCTGCCATGAGGGAAGCCACAGAGAGAGTGGTTCATACAGCTGACACGTAGTTCCCAGAGTTCCAGAGGCCCCTGGCCCAGGTCAGGGTGCTGGCCAGGTCAGGGTGCTGGTCAGGTCAGGGTACTGGCCCAGGTCAGGGTGCTGCCCAGGTCAAGGTGCTGGCCAGGTCAGGGAGCTGGCCCACTGGGCTCCCAACAggggtttcttttttcttattggcAGGTGGCTGCCTTCTCTGTGCCCTTAAAGGGCTTCTCCGTGTGGTGCTTTGGGGGCAGGGGGACCCTCTCCAGCTTCTTCCTCCTCTTATATGGACATTGATCCCATCAGATTAGGGCCTGTCCTTAGGTCTGCATTCAACCCCGTCACCTCCCcaagccccacccccagcatGCCGCACTGGGCTTGGGCGTTTGATGAATAATTTGAGGGGGTTATAACTGAGTCCAGAGCACTCCATATGGCTCAGTGATCTCCTGTATCCTGAAGATACTCTTCCTGGCACGGGGTCCTAAAGGAGCCTTAAGGGAGAGGGAACAAGTGACCAGGTCTGTGCAGGACTGCCATCTCCAGGGGAACCTCTTACAGTTTGGGCCTTCAGGGCCACCATATGCTATGTCCTCAAGGACATCGGTGCAAACTTCACTGCCACACTCACAAGCACACACTCCCTTAATCCCTTCTGGACAACCTTGGTTTCCCAGGATTTGGGCCAAAGCCCCCGCTTCCAACATCCTGAGCTCACCTGCTGTAGCCGCTCATAATGGTGGCTGTACTGTGTCACCAGCTCTTCCAGCTCCTGGGCCTGGGCCCTTAGTTCTTTGGCCTGCTGTGCCCTCTCTCCACCCTTCAGTTTCTTCCAGGTGTCAGAGAGATTGCACAAATCCCGGACGAAGTGGACAGCCGTCTCTGCACCTCCCTCCAAGAGAGCACTTTTGGTCATTCCCAGAGGTGTGCCATCAAAGGCCTTTTGCACATACTTGCTGGTTTTGTCTGAGACTTTGCCACCTGTCAGGCGATACTTGGCAGCCTTAGCCAAGCTTGGCTTGGCTTGGGCTACCCTGTAGGCACGCCTGCTCTTCCTGAGACTCTTGGAGGTGTCTTGAAACTTGTCCATGATATTAGTCATAGCTGTGAGAATGGACTTCTCATCCACCTGCTCCAACTCTGGCTCACTGGTAGGCTCGTGCCCGGTGGCCTGAGCTTTAACTTTTTTATTGCAGGACCCTTCTATCAGGTTGGTCACATCACTGGTGACCTCAGCTGCTGCCCCTAAAGTTTTGCCGGCAGCTGAAAGCGTCAGGCTTCCTCTTGTGGTCAGCGGAGCGAGGGCAATCCCCAAGAGGCTCATGGCTCTAGAGAAGACAGCTGTGGAGTGGGCCACCACGTTGATCTTGTTGGTTTGTTCGTGGGTGGCGTCGACCTCATCTGCCCGGGCACGGAGCTCTCTGATGgttttttcttgttcctgtttcCACTTGGGgaaatctttcaaaaattgttCTCTATGATACttcaagaaatgtttttcttcatctgACAGATCTTCATCTGGTGACCCTACGATTTCCAGAGCATCATTGTTATCTCCAAATAGACAGTAAAAGGCGGTGGGTAACACCCCGGGTCCAATCcccagttaaagaaaaaaatccttttttcatGATAAGGCATTTATAAAGACTGTAGAGATTGTATTCCCAGGGACATATGAATATTAGGTCTGATTTTGTGACTTATAGTGTTTAATAAAATTGAAGCCAGAACTAGACAGGCAGATAGGCAAGGGTGGGATCCAGAGAATGGGAGGATGAAAGCGCTCACGACTTCCAGCCTTCCTCCACCTTATCCACATCACCTGCCCCAGCTCCAACCTGttctaaggtaacctgtcccagggatcgaccctccccacagggagtTGTTAATTATGCCCCCTTCCTGCCCACAACACTCCGCCttggcccctccagcccacctgcctctcaccttttggccacccCACCCTGCAACTCCTGGGCCCAGTCAGgtagcaggaaggagagagataaggggaagagggcaggagaacaaaggaagcctaggaccaATAAAAAGGCACGACTCCTTGACTTGTAGGATGCCAGTCatggcccctcctccctcctgagaGAAGTCGATTTTACCCCTTTTTAAATCAAGCCTGCTTTGTATGCTCACCAGGAGGGCGGGGCTCCAGGAGCCTGGAGGGCACTCTGGCAGAGGCTGGGACTTGGGACTGGCCTCTGAGTGGGAGGGTCTGGTGGGCCTGAGCCCCCATCTCGCAGGACCCTGAGGCTAGCCCCTGGTAGGTCACAATTGATTAACTGGAGGACAGACCTTGGTCCCCACTAAGAAGTGCAGGATTGTTTGGCATGGGAATCTCCTCCCCGGCCACGGATCTGGTCACAGAATGGATTGGTGTGGGTGTCGAGGACAGCAGCAGAGAGGGACAAGGATTTCCCATACAATATAAGAACTGAGACCCCATCTGAAGCCCAGCCCACCATCCACTGCCTAggccagggaagggaggagaaaggggcACTGAGATTGCCTGATGGACTGATTGCACAAAGGTGCCAGCCCCCTAGATCCCTGTGTCCCCGGAGCTGTGAACACCAGAGGATGGGAGGAGGCATTTCCCAGCGTGGCCCAGGCACTGTTCTGGTGTGAATGTGCTGTGTGGAAACTCAGGTTCAAGTTGGATTCCAGTCCTGAGGTTAAAGCCAGGGACAGGGGAGCCCTAGAGGAAGAGAAGTCATGAAGCCAGAATGAAAGACAGGCAGTGCGTGCAGACAGGAGTccagcaggagagagggaaggccCGTTTTGGTCTGGGAAGCTGGAGACTGCCCCAGGTACTGACATGTTCCTGCCTTGGAGCCCTTCCTCCACAGCTCTGCTCCAACCCAGGGCTAAGAACCGgtcccaggaattgtccctcccTTCAGGGAGTTGTAAATGTTGTTCATTCACTTCTCCCTGCCGGCTTCCCTCCCCCCTCACTCCATTTAGCCCTTCCCCCTGCCCAGgggcttctcaccttttggccattccACTGAAGACTTTTCCTGGGCCTACTCAGGTGTGCAgcaaggagaaagataagggaaagaaggcaggAAGACACAGAAGGTCCAGGATGTGTAAAGGGCAGGACACCCTCACTTCCTGGGATACCAGGATACAAGCTAGGGCCCCGTTCTCCTCCCGGGAGAAGTCTGGGTTACGGCCTTCTAAGTAAACCCTGCTCTACACGCTTGCCTTGACGGCTTCTCCAGTGTTCAGCCTTCATCAGTGAGGAAGCAGGAGCCCAGGAGGAAGGGAAACAGAAACTCACAGA
This window encodes:
- the LOC101970624 gene encoding apolipoprotein L6 isoform X3; amino-acid sequence: MAFRRTSPFYKGSPDEDLSDEEKHFLKYHREQFLKDFPKWKQEQEKTIRELRARADEVDATHEQTNKINVVAHSTAVFSRAMSLLGIALAPLTTRGSLTLSAAGKTLGAAAEVTSDVTNLIEGSCNKKVKAQATGHEPTSEPELEQVDEKSILTAMTNIMDKFQDTSKSLRKSRRAYRVAQAKPSLAKAAKYRLTGGKVSDKTSKYVQKAFDGTPLGMTKSALLEGGAETAVHFVRDLCNLSDTWKKLKGGERAQQAKELRAQAQELEELVTQYSHHYERLQQKLYFRSMLLRFVLLCCVCFVLYFLPQILELLTRRTEQNLLSWESNRDSNSASIRGAGQVPGPREAKQLT
- the LOC101970624 gene encoding apolipoprotein L6 isoform X2, with the protein product MSLLGIALAPLTTRGSLTLSAAGKTLGAAAEVTSDVTNLIEGSCNKKVKAQATGHEPTSEPELEQVDEKSILTAMTNIMDKFQDTSKSLRKSRRAYRVAQAKPSLAKAAKYRLTGGKVSDKTSKYVQKAFDGTPLGMTKSALLEGGAETAVHFVRDLCNLSDTWKKLKGGERAQQAKELRAQAQELEELVTQYSHHYERLQQKLYFRSMLLRFVLLCCVCFVLYFLPQILELLTRRTEQNLLSWESNRDSNSASIRGAGQVPGPREAKQLT
- the LOC101970624 gene encoding apolipoprotein L6 isoform X1, with translation MAFRRTSPFYKGSPDEDLSDEEKHFLKYHREQFLKDFPKWKQEQEKTIRELRARADEVDATHEQTNKINVVAHSTAVFSRAMSLLGIALAPLTTRGSLTLSAAGKTLGAAAEVTSDVTNLIEGSCNKKVKAQATGHEPTSEPELEQVDEKSILTAMTNIMDKFQDTSKSLRKSRRAYRVAQAKPSLAKAAKYRLTGGKVSDKTSKYVQKAFDGTPLGMTKSALLEGGAETAVHFVRDLCNLSDTWKKLKGGERAQQAKELRAQAQELEELVTQYSHHYERLQQVSSGCWKRGLWPKSWETKVVQKGLRECVLVSVAVKFAPMSLRT